One window of Diabrotica undecimpunctata isolate CICGRU chromosome 8, icDiaUnde3, whole genome shotgun sequence genomic DNA carries:
- the LOC140448860 gene encoding uncharacterized protein has product MLATWLETNKTSQWSEGIKFIQFMKNRAYHSGISCSPYEALFGCKAKVGLKTSLPAGTLTEIRSEEDLEAILADESDDADDGAKHRVAANGEDNGNGEDKTIGVEENEGHEEDGTEVGKTSKKIQEIRDLTKQSLIKQADRMLKHSNDRFPVANVGESVRVRIPEVDRTKADSRNIIVIIISVKDEELYKLGTKHGILNQLYARNEFTTYKETLISVNDVPTTEISLRECSRKDSNLGGQGFRHCNCSGQCNSNCCKCKKASVLCNSKFHKNLSCKNK; this is encoded by the exons ATGTTGGCCACATGGCTGGAGACAAACAAAACGAGTCAGTGGTCGGAAGGCATAAAGTTCATCCAATTTATGAAAAACAGAGCTTACCATTCCGGCATTAGCTGTAGTCCATACGAAGCACTATTCGGTTGTAAGGCTAAAGTAGGATTAAAAACATCCTTACCTGCTGGTACTTTAACTGAAATTAGAAGCGAAGAAGATTTAGAAGCAATATTAGCAGATGAGTCCGATGATGCTGATGATGGAGCAAAGCACCGTG TTGCTGCCAATGGGGAAGACAATGGCAATGGGGAAGACAAGACAATTGGAGTTGAAGAAAATGAGGGACACGAAGAAGATGGCACTGAAGTTGGGAAAACTTCAAAGAAAATTCAAGAGATTCGAGATCTTACTAAACAGTCACTTATAAAACAAGCTGACAGAATGTTAAAACATTCTAATGATAGATTCCCTGTTGCAAACGTAGGTGAAAGTGTAAGAGTGCGAATTCCAGAAGTTGATAGAACTAAGGCCGATAGCCGAAATATTATTGTCATTATTATTTCTGTTAAAGATGAAGAGCTGTATAAGCTAGGCACCAAGCATGGTATTTTAAACCAACTTTACGCAAGAAACGAATTTACCACCTACAAGGAAACACTTATTTCAGTCAATGATGTGCCTACTACGGAAATAAGTCTCAGGGAATGCTCCCGTAAAGATTCGAATTTAGGTGGTCAAGGATTCCGTCACTGCAATTGTAGTGGCCAATGCAACTCAAATTGCTGCAAATGTAAAAAAGCAAGTGTTCTGTGTAATTCTAAGTTCCACAAGAACTTGTCCTGCAAAAACAAGTAA
- the LOC140448859 gene encoding KRAB-A domain-containing protein 2-like: protein MMKELKTKYKNITVEFVQVYLNLCVPCQKEMSIPKKGLVVKPVLSSAFNSRCQVDLIDTQSQADGDYNFIMVYQDHLTKFVQLRSLKTKRAEEVAYHLLEVFIIFGAPHILHSDHGENSQIRLLKKSAVCGPN from the coding sequence ATGATGAAAGAACTTAAGACGAAATATAAGAACATCACTGTGGAGTTTGTCCAGGTTTACTTAAATCTTTGTGTACCGTGTCAAAAGGAAATGAGTATTCCAAAAAAAGGACTCGTTGTGAAGCCAGTTTTAAGTAGTGCATTTAATTCGAGATGTCAAGTCGATCTTATTGACACGCAGTCACAAGCGGATGGTGACTATAACTTTATTATGGTCTATCAAGACCATCTTACCAAATTTGTCCAGCTCAGATCATTAAAAACCAAGCGTGCCGAAGAAGTTGCGTACCATTTGTTGGAAGTGTTTATCATATTTGGAGCTCCACACATTTTACACAGTGATCATGGTGAGAATTCGCAAATAAGATTATTGAAGAAGTCTGCAGTATGTGGACCGAACTAA